A genomic window from Motacilla alba alba isolate MOTALB_02 chromosome 2, Motacilla_alba_V1.0_pri, whole genome shotgun sequence includes:
- the RRS1 gene encoding ribosome biogenesis regulatory protein homolog: MAAVRVEAVLAAAEEQEAEKRRSITVEKELELEYDLGNLLAVDRNPPPAAALRGAGPRREALLRALARDNTQLLVSRLWELPAERAGGAGGPLVAQLPEPTFRLPREKPPPKPRPPTRWEQFARLKGIRRKKKTSLVWDEQAKEWRRRWGYRRAGGDPSRAWLAEVPAGADPEEDQFARLRREKRERVARNELNRLRNLARAHRAGSAVPAAPLHPTGHQDRDELRRVARVARVSTASLGRFQPRLPKESAEPPSRSGGKKRRFEPLLGNLAAERSRQLELLRDMGSKKPVLDITRAVNKQLRQEEAEAAAANKGKKQSKRGKRGRRQQRPGRSGKKSGGRRQPQQQKPAGGGTGGGKRKKA; the protein is encoded by the coding sequence ATGGCGGCCGTGCGGGTGGAGGCGGTGCTGGCGGCCGCCGAGGAGCAGGAGGCGGAGAAGCGGCGGAGCATCACggtggaaaaggagctggagctggagtaCGACCTGGGCAATTTGCTGGCCGTGGACCGCAACCCCCcgccggcggcggcgctgcGCGGGGCCGGCCCGCGGCGGGAGGCGCTGCTGCGGGCGCTGGCCCGCGACAACACGCAGCTACTCGTGTCCCGGCTCTGGGAGCTGCCGGCCGAGCGCGCCGGCGGCGCCGGGGGCCCGCTGGTGGCGCAGCTGCCCGAGCCCACGTTCCGCCTGCCGCGGGAGAAGCCGCCGCCCAAGCCGCGGCCGCCGACGCGCTGGGAGCAGTTCGCGCGGCTGAAGGGCATCCGCCGCAAGAAGAAAACCTCGCTGGTGTGGGACGAGCAGGCCAAGGAGTGGCGGCGGCGCTGGGGCTACCGGCGGGCGGGCGGAGACCCGTCCCGCGCCTGGCTGGCGGAGGTGCCGGCCGGCGCCGACCCCGAGGAGGACCAGTTCGCCCGGCTGCGGCGGGAGAAGCGGGAGCGGGTGGCGCGCAACGAGCTGAACCGGCTGCGCAACCTGGCCCGAGCCCACCGCGCCGGGAGCGCCGTGCCCGCCGCGCCCCTGCACCCCACCGGCCACCAGGACCGCGACGAGCTGCGCCGGGTGGCCCGCGTGGCCCGCGTCTCCACCGCCTCGCTCGGCCGCTTCCAGCCGCGCCTGCCCAAGGAGTCGGCGGAGCCGCCCTCCCGCAGCGGCGGCAAGAAGCGCCGCTTCGAGCCGCTGCTGGGCAACCTGGCGGCCGAGCGCAGCcggcagctggagctgctgcgggACATGGGCAGCAAGAAGCCGGTGCTCGACATCACCCGCGCCGTCAACAAGCAGCTGCGGCAGGAGGAAGCCGAGGCGGCCGCTGCCAACAAGGGCAAGAAGCAGTCGAAGCGGGGCAAGCGCGgccggcggcagcagcggccgGGGCGCAGCGGCAAGAAGAGCGGAGGCCGGCGGCAGCCGCAGCAGCAGAAGCCTGCGGGCGGTGGCACCGGCGGGGGCAAGAGAAAGAAGGCGTGA
- the ADHFE1 gene encoding hydroxyacid-oxoacid transhydrogenase, mitochondrial: protein MLDAGASRPSRASPRLGQPCAGCGPGQRRCPGRRRCRRPGRAQIRAMAAGRARVSRLLRQLQRAACRCPSHGHTYSQVPERPTPGNTDYAFEMAISNIRYGEGVTKEIGMDLQNLGARRVCLMTDKNLSKLPPVNAVLNSLAKYGINFQIYDNVRVEPTDQSFLDAIQFAKKGEFDAYVAVGGGSVIDTCKAANLYAASPSSEFLDYVNAPIGKGKPVTVPLKPLIAVPTTSGTGSETTGVAIFDFKELKVKTGIASRAIKPTLGIIDPLHTLSMPERIVANSGFDVLCHALESYTALPYNQRGPCPSNPIHRPAYQGSNPVSDVWALHALRIVAKYLKRAIRNPEDREARANMHLASAFAGIGFGNAGVHLCHGMSYPISGLVKTYKPKDYNVDHSLVPHGLSVVLTSPAVFAFTAQIHPERHLEAAEILGADIRTARIKDAGLILADTLRKFLFDLNVDDGLAAIGYSKADIPALVKGTLPQERVTKLSPRPQTEEDLSALFEASMKLY from the exons atgctggatGCGGGCGCTTCTCGCCCGAGCCGTGCGAGTCCCCGCTTGGGACAGCCGTGTGCGGGCTGCGGGCCCGGCCAGCGGCGCTGTCCCGGGAGGAGGCGCTGCCGCCGGCCCGGCCGTGCCCAGATCCGGGCGatggcggcggggcgggcgcgggtGTCCCGCCTGCTGCGGCAGCTGCAGCGGGCAGC TTGTCGGTGCCCGAGCCATGGCCACACTTATTCCCAAG TTCCTGAACGGCCCACCCCGGGGAATACAGACTATGCATTTGAG atggCCATTTCAAACATCCGATATGGAGAAGGAGTTACAAAAGAGATTGGCATG GACCTGCAGAATCTTGGTGCTAGAAGAGTTTGTTTGATGACAGATAAAAACCTCTCCAAACTCCCTCCTGTAAATGCAGTATTGAATTCCTTGGCGAAATATGGTATAAACTTTCAAATATACGATAATGTCCGTGTGGAGCCAACAGACCAAAG TTTCCTGGATGCCATCCAATTTGCTAAAAAGGGAGAGTTTGATGCCTACGTTGCTGTTGGAGGTGGGTCTGTAATAGACACCTGCAAAGCTGCCAACCTGTATGCAGCCAGCCCTTCATCAGAATTCCTGGATTATGTCAATGCTCCTATCGGGAAGGGGAAGCCGGTCACTGTGCCCCTCAAGCCACTCATTGCAG ttcCTACAACATCTGGCACTGGAAGTGAAACCACTGGTGTTGCCATTTTTGACTTCAAAGAACTAAAAGTTAAAACCG GTATTGCCTCAAGAGCCATTAAGCCCACGTTAGGCATCATTGATCCTTTACACACACTGTCTATGCCTGAACGAATAGTGGCCAACAGTGGCTTTGATGTGCTTTG CCATGCCCTGGAATCGTACACTGCTCTCCCTTACAACCAGCGCGGTCCCTGCCCCTCCAATCCCATCCACCGCCCAGCCTACCAAGGCAGCAACCCTGTCAGCGACGTCTGGGCTCTGCACGCTCTGCGAATTGTCGCTAAGTATCTGAAAAG AGCCATCAGGAACCCTGAAGACCGGGAAGCAAGAGCCAACATGCACCTGGCAAGTGCTTTTGCTGGTATTGGCTTTGGCAATGCTGGTGTTCATCTCTG CCATGGAATGTCTTACCCTATTTCTGGTTTGGTGAAAACTTATAAACCAAAGGATTATAATGTGGATCACTCTTTAGTG ccccaTGGCCTTTCTGTGGTGCTGACATCCCCAGCAGTGTTTGCTTTCACAGCACAGATACATCCTGAGCGGCATTTAGAAGCTGCAGAGATTCTAG GAGCTGACATCCGCACTGCCAGAATCAAAGATGCGGGGCTTATTTTGGCAGACACACTCCGGAAATTCCTATTTGATCTGAATGTTGATGATGGCTTAGCTGCAATTGGTTATTCCAAAGCAGACATCCCTGCATTAGTCAAAGGCACTCTGCCTCAG GAGAGAGTGACTAAACTATCACCACGTCCCCAAACAGAAGAAGACTTATCTGCTCTCTTTGAGGCTTCCATGAAACTTTATTAG